The genomic region acgtagtatagtgttggtaagataccgaggtcgtccaaggacacaagagcttttaataccggtttatcctcaacgtctaatcaaatcaaaaaagtgagaaaaatgttttaaactaagaaaaataaaaactaactaaatgctgaaaaataaaataaaataaaaacagatagacaagatgaatcacttggatccgacacgtgtgttagtataacctttgattattttcgcacttttgcacttgtttaagagattatcttagttattgtagtaggcccctcttttgaaggcgacgttaccctcaacccagtagtttgagtcagcaaggatacaatcctaaagggtcggattattgaaagataatgaattaagttattaatgcaaattgtggtaggccccgctttcggcggtgacgttaccctcggctaagtagtctgagtcagcagggatacagtcctaaatagccgggttatagtattaatagtagttaacttatgagggggtcaaagagtttggatccccgccatccaatacctatgggcattgaaggagatcctactaaatttgacccaggtcccaagcaggacctctaaacgctgaacaagggcaagacccttaccaaaccgttcccttaacccccgaccaggtagccaacatacctccatatagaccgtggagatatgaatggtgaaaatcttttattttatatagacagtaaaataacgccaagacaccacggacaaacgataaggaaagatcaccttcaacataagtaactagttattaaagtcattaatacaaaaccaaataaaaaagtgcaaaagattagaaataaaaagtattatactaaacacttgtcttcaccaagtgatgtaagaaacttaggcaaacatggccttaattgtcaagaactcttacgatcaatcttggatcccgagacgactcacacactctacgatggacaatagatgatggtggtggatgatggtgttatggtggtggtgggtggtggatggagtgtgagagaggtggtgtgccaagggatgagatggaatgaaaccaagcacccctatttataggctgaacagaaggctgggcacggccccgtgtccgctggacacgcccccgtgcccgtctgacactctctctcttcattaattgtaattcgcaattacaattaatgcgcctgctgtactttcaccacgcccccgtgcccgctggacacggccccgtgatGGGCAATGGAAacttctactagtttgtcttttctgctgcttcttgggcacggccccgtgtttgctggacacggggcgtgttcagtcttctgttttctcttctttgccttggggggtgccgttgagggtccgggcagtctacttttattccttttcttgtatttatgctagaattagttgcctttttgtttcttttgtgattttgagctcatttcatcctgaaaatacaaaagaaagacaaaaaacactctttttccaacattagtacttaaaaagggttagttttatgccttaattgatgtgatttatatgttgcattttacacacatcacatatttttggaaaaatggttgatgggaaggtaaaaggggtaaaggaatattatgagaagaagatgaaaggaaagaaaccgagtgttggtaactTGGAATCTCCCAAGGTTTGTCAGGCTTGGGAGgatctctttaactgaaaaacctgacttgccgaaactcccaggttggtaattggggagtaggaatcggcatctttcttgaaaaattcacaggttggtaactgtgatatttcgtctttcaagtggttaatcaaggacattaatttgtacttgattttctacaagagGTATTTTCTTGAAATTGTCATATCTTATTTTTCAAAGTGGTTGAGCAAAATGGGGTTTCATTCATTGAAAAGAGGAAAGAAACAAAGTGATAATCATATCCccaacctacaaatggtttggTAAAACCAACAAAACTTAtattccggaaaaaccattttgattaaaacaaacttaagtgttttgaaatcataatgggaaaatagtttgttgtaagggggagttctgattgtttatgccaagtggatggcgaattgaagcaattcacaacagttgtcaatttacttgtatagtttattttcaagtttctttaaatgttttttaattttagggggagtaagaaatttcaaaaaatccaaaaacattagaaaatttgaaaaatccaaaaacattgataaaatgaaaaagagttttgttgagaaaagaggaaatgatggtacatcagtggactatcacaacacactaaagaattgtaaagtcaaaaatgtgataaacaatctcactgcggatatgccagtaggtttttacaaatttagaagattgttttcgagatataaacataaaatcaaacttacttatatcgtggggaacatctctcggatatatgggtaacccccgaaatcttgtttgaaatattctatttctgacatactaggtctttgtgcgtggtgatatctggggtattataccaggacttctgattttgcgggagcaatagcctagtcctcgtataatgctttgcaaaagctttaatcttaaagccagccctcagtacaaaaaatgatgaaacattgaaaaatgttaatcatgtgctgttgaagaaaagatccccaaacgggacacacctaaagtcgagccgtcatctctctgcacgaacggaagttatgacctgagctctcacggtttcgcatttacccgtttacagatatcattagtgtacattcacctgtaagactgaatatagaagtctggatacgggagtatattctgaggtgggacacgcgaataagtttaagtgtttaaaacagtaatctcgtatctcgaaatagttgaactttgtgtgaaaatttaagtggatcagtatactgacaatctaagtgaattgtttagaactgaaaatgtttaaagcttaacggtgttagtgatttgtctcataaactgatatgatcctcttacacaaactcacaaaaatattgtttgtaaattttTCTTATTACATTttaacacactgaaaatcttagaaaaatccaaaaagaatgtgttttagcataaattttgaaaaatacaaaaatattttcgacaactgatattgaagagctgaatttcaaaattccaagtgctaaacatgatgaacatttttGTGAGGAGGAGTTTGTATGTGTTTACCTACAAGTGTTAGTCAAAAGCTTTTAAAGGTTAAATCAAGATAttgttacaagtggttcatcagaaattaACATTGTAAAATTAGTTATTGATTAATACCTGCAAGTGAGTTTAATTCATTTGTTGAATTCAtcttttacaagtggtaaaacttattgtgaggtagagattgtgcaggtatgaAATCTGAGAAGAGCTAGGTTTTCGATTCTTGAGGAATTTGTGATTAGAGAGAGACAGGTTTCGATTCCTAAAGCAGAGTGTGTGCCAGGACACGATCCGGATTCCAAcgtattgagagggggagtctgtaaatgACAAGAGCCAGATTCTGATCCTAAAAGATAAGTTCAcgcaagctgatgatgctgatgaacttaaggaatcaagagatctgatcaagagaatgtaAGAGTCAGCTACAGATCTTGGGATGATAGTGAGATAGGAGCCAGGTCAAGATCCTGGAGATGAAAAGAGAAGAGagtttgaggatgctttacattgtTAGATACCTCAAAAGAGTtcgagaggactgataaagactgaagattgaagacttgacacaccgaagacttcgtcaacatccgagggggagtctgttggtgcatccatctgtcgacttcgtcttgtatcgagtcttgtatttgtATAGATAgttcagggcacgttttacgagaaaactatCAAATATGGGTATggaggtaatttcgcacgaaattacacataagtaatttcgtacgaaatcatgaggtaattccgcacgaaatcagATTTCGCATGAAATCTAATTTCGTTTGGACAGGTTCGTGCGAAATTAGGCTGCCTACATATAGTGGTGTCTTGATTTCATTTGGAACTTTTCGGCTtgagtaccgaactgctgccgaagtgtcaactcgctgtaaaacgttgtcaaatcaatcaaaagacaatttaaagtgtatttctagctgaattgaacttgatatgactgtttccgcctttcgtatcgagcaaaaactcttctTATCGACTTGTTCGGGTCAGAAAATGATCCTAcaactgtatccctgctgactcagactacttagccgagggtaacgtcaccttcaaaagaggggccgaccctattatgcattaataacttaattaattatctttcaataatccgaccctttaggattgtatccttgctgactcaaactactgggttgatggtaacatcaccttcaaaataggggcctactacaataactaagataatctcttaaaaagtgaaaAAATGCGGAAATAATCAacggttacactaaaggcgagtcggatctaagtgattcatcttgtctatctgtttttatttattttatttttattttcagcattttagtttttattttctagtttaaaaacctttttcctaaatttttgatttgattagacgttgaggataaaccggtattaaaagctcttgtgtccttggacgacctcggtatcttaccaacactatactacgctcacgatgggtgcacttgcctatatgtgtatttggtgttagtaaatatcgtgttttataaatttaaaacttgactaaagtggttaaaaaagggctaaaaatatacataaaaatatatcacaccgcACGCACATCACCCACTTTCCACATGGCAATACCCCAGCCGTTGATTAAAGATcgcgatccgtgtgctctcacatTCGATTAAGTAATTAACGGGGGGAAAAATAACCGCTCACGGAGTTAGCATTTTCCGTCAATATTTCAATAAcaagttttcccgcccaaacttcggctataaataggagaataattcaggtataatcttcaagttacattcacttcacttatacttcttcttcttcatataccgatacttattctcacgccggagggtggtcacggatagaacccccattctccccgtggcaaGTCTAACGGTGGTTGTTTTGCAGTTGTCGTGAAGAGAAAAAGACCTATCACCCTTGAACCGAACGAGGAGAAACCAACCCtttttatgcagaacctaaccccctggtttatctgattccggtcatttaaccagtgtttcttcagGACTGGATTAGCgcggtggcattttggtaaataACATCATTTTTATTACGTgggcgcgcttcattaagggtaaaaaaggtaAAACACCATTTCTCACATAAACGCcattgaaaaaaataaaatgcCCAATAAATACAAAACACCAATTTTATCAAAGCGTAATTTTTTCTGggtttttatttaagctctctgGCTACAAAAATGCCACAAAATATGAAACACCATAATATATAACGCCAAACCTTACATACGAAaaaatgttaattacattttttgttataaaaataatatcccgcctaaactacgcgccaaaaaaaaatctataaatagaaacgtctcaccaccctccgtttatcacaccaaaaaaacacacaaaaaaacacagtggttgctaaaaaaaTACAACccaatgtaaaacgccaaaaaatacaacgacggcaaaaacatcttttctttgatactcagtaatgttctgcatgaagtttcgctgaatgatttgttacgtgaatgtagaaagattttgctgcaagagatggacaaaattgaaaaaagagggactgatgacacccaaATGTCATTCTGtcatctttgttcttgaagaaggtttggatgataagaagagacttataccagtgtaaatgctactttgaCTTCGAGGATTATAATGAAGACGACGGacagatagcatccacccacaaaCGGTTGATCTATATCTCCAATatccacaaagacacttcaacacatgaacaaagaaaataaacaacgccaaacccaaaacgTCATTTATTTGTcacagttcttgtagtttcaaaggacaaaagagactgatgacactgaagatttaaataataaattgcttctactttgttttttttattttctttatctgttatttgttttgtaatttcagttaataaacaacaaaagtATTTTAACAgtatataataaaacgccaaaatgagCAAATGCTTGTAAAATGCCATAATGCCATAAAAACCCCCCAAAAAAACaacaaactataataaaattactttgaacaactactattattaaaaaaaataaacaaatatgcgtgaaacaatgtgcaaagaatataaaacaaaaaaaaagtccAATCGTTAGCTAaccgccattggaaaacaaaacgccataattacagccgtcaaaagatttgacgtgttacaccataaaacacagttgagtctgaaaacaaaacacggtaaaactgcaaaaaacagtaaaatgaaacgaaggaaaacataattactaacatttataatattaaaagccaaattcttgggaaatttataagggtgtaaggggcactcccctaagaggggagtcccctctcttacgcataaccaatcctcgtgtgccacgtcaactcccctcttaaactcccctcacaccccaatttgatggcaccactcccctattaggtgacttggctttttattaaaaaaaaaggaataaaTTGATTGGTTTGAGAAGAGGCTGGCCCACCATCACCCCCTCTCCTTCATCGGTGAATATGCCCCGAGTCCACACCCCGATCACCCCCTCTCCTTCTTCGGCGGCACCCTGTCCCCGCATGGGGTCACCGAGGGTGCCCCGGACACCCTAATAtttaactttttcaaaacgccatattAAAagccatgatctctagacttaggggtcaaaatggttagttatagagaccatgggggcagatatgttaaaaattcttattttaggctaatatagtaaaagtgatataaccaaagggaccaaaaacgtaatttactcaaaaaaaataattataacgtCCATTCCAATGCAAtttgttttataataataataatatttcttATTGTAATAATACtagttatttatatatatatgtattaatttgaaacaTATGGATGAATAGTGCTAcagtaatttttctttttttttttttttttttttttttgatctttgactttctctttttgtcttttcatttttttttttacttttaacctttaACTTTCAGTATTAACTCTTGCGACCCTTTAACTTTCTAAATACTTTTTAACCGAGTTTtacgtctttatttttatttacgtgttGATATAAACTTAAGTTGATTTTCGTTtggacataatttttttttgtgttttctcaACTTTCAGTATTCATTCACACTGACAACCCTTTAACTTTCTAAATACTTTTGTAGtcggtattttttttttttttgtctttttgcttttttttcttttttttacttttaacctttaATTTTCAGCATTGACTCTTACAACCTCTTAACTTTCTAAATACTTTTTAATCGACTTTtacgtctttatttttatttacgtgtcgATATAAAGCTTAAGTTGACTTACATttcgacataattttttttttttgtattttctcaaCTTTTAGCATTGACACTGACAACCCTTTAACTTTCTAAGTACTTTTGTAATCGAGTTTTCCggtcgatgtaaaacacgtgtcgacATATTTTTGTACTTACGACGACTTTATTTTGTAAGTTTTCTCTTCCGACTGTTATATCGAATCAAAAATCGGGTCGCCCCGCCGCAAAGCGCGGCTGTAACCCACTAGTTATTATTATATACGGACAATAATATATAAATACATGAATATAAATTATAATAGTCTTAGTTATACACACGATGGCTTTTATGAATCTAGTCCACTTACAAATTGCAAAAACTGTATGCTACGCATAAACTTGCATAGATTAAGAACAAAACGCATATTATGTCCAGGTTCATCCCCCTTTCCACCACCATTACCAAACCACAACTAGCCAACCTTCAATCCCATCTCCCAACATCATTCCAACCTCTTTCCAGATCATTGATCAGAGGTAAACAATATTCAATTTCTTCCAAACTTCAATTCAATAATTAATATGTCGCGCACTTCACGTTCGAACGACTCAATTTGTTTCCAAATCGATTCAACTTTCCATTCCATTTCCCGCCATCTCAATTCACCTGCTGCTATTCCACTGCAGCTAATGGATCAACAAACCCCTACCGAAACCAACGGCAGCAACGAAAACAACAACATCGAGCAACACACGAATATTGGAACCaacgatgaagaagaagatgaagaaaactTTCGTATTTTGGGGCATCCAATGCATCTCAAGAGACAAAGAGACGACAGCAATAACAGTAACAACAGTAACGGTACCAGTAACAGCAACGGAGGTACAACAACTGAATCATCCTGCTCATCGACGTCATCAAAACGACGCCACATCGATCAAGTAACCAGTCTCGAATCGCGTAGACAAGCGGTTCGAGCCTGGGGGAACCAGTCGATCCAGTCGGCTGATCCGGATATCTTCGAAATGCTAGAGAAAGAGAAACAGAGGCAGTACAAAGGTATCGAACTAATCGCTTCAGAGAATTACGTATCTAAAGCAGTTATGGAGGCTTTAGGTAGTCATTTAACTAACAAGTATTCTGAAGGAATGCCTGGTGGAAGGTATTATACTGGGAACAAACACATTGACGAGATCGAATCGCTCTGCTGCCAACGCGCATTGGCAGCGTTCGAGCTTGATAGTAATAGTTGGGGGGTGAATGTGCAGCCGTACTCATGTACGTCTGCGAATTTTGCGGTTTACACTGGGTTGTTATCACCTGGTGATAGGATAATGGGGTTGGATACGCCTTCGGGTGGGCATACTAGTCATGGGTATTATACGCCGAATGGGAAGAAAGTGTCGGGGGCTTCGATTTTCTTTGAGAGTTTTTTGTATAAGGTTGATCCGAGGACGGGTGTTGTGGATTATGAAAAGGTTGAGGAGAGAGTGATGGATTTTCACCCCAAGATACTTATTTGCGGTGGGAGTGCGTATCCTAGAGACTGGGATTATGC from Helianthus annuus cultivar XRQ/B chromosome 10, HanXRQr2.0-SUNRISE, whole genome shotgun sequence harbors:
- the LOC110885367 gene encoding serine hydroxymethyltransferase 6, with amino-acid sequence MSRTSRSNDSICFQIDSTFHSISRHLNSPAAIPLQLMDQQTPTETNGSNENNNIEQHTNIGTNDEEEDEENFRILGHPMHLKRQRDDSNNSNNSNGTSNSNGGTTTESSCSSTSSKRRHIDQVTSLESRRQAVRAWGNQSIQSADPDIFEMLEKEKQRQYKGIELIASENYVSKAVMEALGSHLTNKYSEGMPGGRYYTGNKHIDEIESLCCQRALAAFELDSNSWGVNVQPYSCTSANFAVYTGLLSPGDRIMGLDTPSGGHTSHGYYTPNGKKVSGASIFFESFLYKVDPRTGVVDYEKVEERVMDFHPKILICGGSAYPRDWDYAKFRQIADKCGAVLMCDMAQISGLIAAKECASPFEFCDIVTSTTHKSLRGPRGGIIFYRKGYKPTKRGMLLNQGDSSDKYDFEEKINFAVCSALQGGPHNNHIAALAIALKQLATPEYKAYMQQVKKNAQALASALLRRNCKLVTGGTDNHMLLWDLRNFGLSGKNFEKVCEMCHITVNKIPIFDDHGTMVPGGVRIGTPAMTSRGCLESDFETMGGFLFRAALIARSIQREHGKMAKGILKDGLENNKDIVDLRTQVENFATQFAMPGQDV